A genomic region of Rhizomicrobium sp. contains the following coding sequences:
- a CDS encoding TonB C-terminal domain-containing protein — MAEIYVEDEGGLFRRHRSAFIAAAAVVLVLGVAGYFLGSSDQPVRKVTEFTMVKIVPPPPAPPPQQQPLPEPKMITQPKMITPEIKQEHVDTTKPNTPAKGPLGLDTTAVGPGDSFNLGGSPGGNGILDGGGGSRWGWYASIVQEQISEALRNNPKTRRSRFSVQISIWADSEGHIQRVRLSSSTGDPELDRALENDVFVGLTLREPPPKDMPMPIVMRNVAQRPG, encoded by the coding sequence ATGGCTGAGATTTATGTGGAGGACGAAGGGGGGCTGTTCCGCCGGCATCGCTCCGCTTTCATCGCGGCCGCGGCGGTCGTGCTCGTCCTTGGCGTTGCGGGCTACTTCCTCGGGAGCAGCGACCAGCCGGTGCGCAAGGTGACGGAATTCACGATGGTGAAGATCGTGCCGCCGCCGCCGGCCCCTCCGCCGCAGCAGCAGCCCTTGCCCGAACCGAAAATGATCACCCAGCCCAAGATGATCACGCCGGAAATCAAGCAGGAGCATGTCGATACGACCAAGCCCAACACGCCGGCCAAGGGGCCCTTGGGTCTGGACACCACCGCGGTCGGCCCGGGCGACAGCTTCAATCTCGGCGGATCGCCCGGCGGCAATGGTATCCTGGATGGCGGCGGCGGCAGCCGCTGGGGCTGGTACGCCAGCATCGTGCAGGAGCAGATTTCCGAGGCCCTGCGCAACAATCCCAAGACGCGGCGCTCCAGGTTCAGCGTTCAGATCAGCATCTGGGCGGATTCCGAGGGCCATATCCAGCGCGTGCGCCTCAGTTCCTCCACCGGCGATCCGGAGCTAGATCGGGCCCTCGAGAACGACGTCTTCGTCGGTCTCACGCTGCGCGAGCCGCCGCCCAAAGACATGCCCATG
- a CDS encoding biopolymer transporter ExbD — protein sequence MQLQPENKPYDDINITPMLDLAYVLLIIFIIMTTASVQGMKVNLPRASAQPSLTENKTKAISITNDGKIFLDTVPVTLPELEQRLIQQKALTPDFPVVIKGDGQTQYQTVMDVLDLLGRLNITQVGLATKPLTK from the coding sequence ATGCAGCTCCAGCCCGAAAACAAGCCCTATGACGACATCAACATCACGCCGATGTTGGACCTCGCCTATGTGCTGCTGATCATCTTCATCATCATGACCACGGCATCGGTGCAGGGCATGAAGGTCAACCTGCCGCGCGCCAGCGCCCAGCCCAGCCTGACCGAGAACAAGACCAAGGCGATCTCGATCACCAATGACGGCAAGATCTTCCTCGACACCGTGCCCGTCACGTTGCCGGAGCTGGAACAGCGTCTGATCCAGCAAAAAGCGCTGACGCCGGACTTTCCCGTCGTGATCAAGGGTGATGGCCAGACGCAATACCAGACCGTGATGGATGTGCTCGACCTGCTCGGGCGTCTCAACATCACCCAGGTCGGGCTCGCGACCAAGCCGCTGACGAAATGA
- a CDS encoding DUF2341 domain-containing protein, whose product MTLLLAAVPTPAYAWWNGDWSDREKITLDTSAAGANIDGPIGTTPVLVRLHAGNFKFDKVKPDGSDIRFVAGDDATPLKFHVEKFDSLLGEAFVWVSVPDLKPGAQTSVYLYYGNAKASAADDAKGSYDPDTVLVYHFGEKGGPARDFTQWANNAQGAGIAVDGSLIAGGLRLDGQTLLHLPASQSLSWADGQALTWSAWIKTGAPQPGAILFSRRDGANAFLIGVDNGAPFVAVTSAAGTQRSAPNAALPPNGWHHIAVVASGPRITLFVDGAQAGGLAVGIPALAGAAVIGGDTAAPAQPAATDQSSTPPTAAPTGGFVGEMDELEISRTAHPAGFIKVAAVGQGGDNGKFLTSSVDEESASWMSGYLTVILKSVTLDGWVVIGILMVMAALSWVVMVDKASYLSKLARANGHFLTSFREVAADLTVLDQGGAEAIAGLSGKVTAADKNMVRNSSLYRIYHVGAEELRRRFAGVRSRTLSAQSIAAIRAALDSGLVREIQRLNRQMVLLTIAISGGPFLGLLGTVIGVMITFASIAASGDVNVNAIAPGIAAALVATVAGLIVAIPALFGYNYLTSRIRDLTSDMQVFVDEFTTKMAEFYSGQAGG is encoded by the coding sequence GTGACCTTACTCCTGGCGGCGGTGCCGACACCCGCTTACGCCTGGTGGAATGGCGACTGGTCGGACCGCGAGAAGATCACGCTCGATACCAGCGCCGCCGGCGCCAATATCGACGGTCCGATCGGCACCACGCCGGTCCTAGTGCGGCTGCATGCTGGCAATTTCAAGTTCGACAAGGTCAAGCCGGACGGCAGCGACATCCGCTTCGTCGCCGGCGACGACGCGACGCCGCTCAAATTCCATGTTGAGAAGTTCGACAGCCTACTCGGCGAGGCTTTCGTCTGGGTGAGCGTGCCCGATCTGAAGCCGGGCGCCCAGACCAGCGTCTATCTCTATTATGGCAACGCCAAAGCGTCTGCGGCCGACGACGCCAAGGGCAGCTACGACCCCGACACGGTCCTCGTCTACCATTTCGGTGAGAAGGGCGGTCCGGCGCGCGACTTCACGCAATGGGCGAACAATGCGCAGGGCGCGGGCATAGCGGTCGACGGGTCGCTGATCGCGGGCGGCCTGCGGCTCGATGGTCAGACCCTGCTTCATCTGCCGGCATCGCAGTCGCTGTCCTGGGCGGACGGTCAGGCGCTGACCTGGTCGGCCTGGATCAAGACGGGCGCGCCGCAGCCTGGCGCGATCCTGTTCAGCCGCAGGGATGGCGCGAATGCCTTCCTGATCGGCGTCGATAATGGCGCTCCCTTCGTCGCGGTGACGAGCGCGGCCGGCACGCAGCGCAGCGCGCCCAACGCGGCGCTGCCGCCCAATGGCTGGCACCATATCGCGGTCGTCGCGTCCGGTCCGCGGATCACGCTATTCGTCGACGGCGCACAGGCCGGCGGGCTGGCTGTCGGCATTCCGGCGCTCGCTGGCGCCGCCGTGATCGGCGGCGACACTGCGGCGCCGGCGCAGCCCGCGGCGACCGATCAGTCCAGCACGCCGCCTACTGCAGCCCCAACAGGTGGGTTCGTCGGTGAGATGGACGAACTGGAAATCTCCAGGACGGCGCATCCGGCAGGGTTCATCAAGGTTGCGGCAGTCGGGCAGGGCGGCGACAACGGCAAGTTCCTCACCTCGAGCGTGGACGAGGAAAGCGCGAGCTGGATGTCCGGCTATCTCACGGTGATCCTGAAATCCGTGACGCTCGACGGCTGGGTGGTGATCGGCATCCTGATGGTCATGGCGGCGCTGAGTTGGGTGGTGATGGTCGACAAGGCCTCCTATCTCTCGAAACTCGCCAGAGCCAACGGTCATTTCCTCACGAGCTTCCGCGAAGTCGCCGCCGATCTCACCGTGCTCGACCAGGGCGGTGCCGAAGCGATCGCGGGGCTCAGCGGCAAGGTGACGGCGGCGGACAAGAACATGGTCCGAAATTCGTCGCTCTATCGCATCTACCATGTCGGGGCGGAGGAACTGCGCCGCCGCTTCGCGGGCGTGCGCTCGCGGACGCTCTCCGCCCAATCCATCGCGGCGATCCGCGCCGCGCTCGACAGCGGATTGGTGCGCGAGATCCAGAGGCTCAATCGCCAGATGGTGCTGCTCACCATCGCGATCTCCGGCGGACCGTTCCTCGGCCTGCTCGGCACGGTGATCGGCGTGATGATCACCTTCGCGTCGATCGCCGCTTCGGGCGACGTGAACGTCAACGCCATCGCGCCCGGTATCGCAGCGGCGCTGGTGGCGACGGTCGCCGGCCTCATCGTCGCGATACCGGCGCTGTTTGGCTACAACTATCTCACTTCGCGCATCCGCGACCTGACCAGCGACATGCAGGTCTTCGTCGACGAGTTCACGACGAAGATGGCCGAGTTCTACAGCGGCCAGGCGGGCGGCTGA
- a CDS encoding POTRA domain-containing protein → MGSAIACGFAGDAVAAQSAVPASSPVPAPAQPTPPQPPAAPSAPLHLDINEYRIEGEHLLPQDDVETAVYPFLGPGRTTDDVEKARAALEAVYKAKGYQTVAVQVPPQRVSGGVVTLKVVEGTVGRLRVNGARYFLPDAIRQDAPSLAEGTTPNFNDVQRDIVALNQQPDRRVTPALRAGETPGTVDVDLNVDDTLPLHANLEINNRYSSDTTHTRLNATVHYDNLWQLGHSLSFTYQVAPERPSDAEVYSLSYLARIPGISWLSLLAYGVKQDSDVSTIGDINVAGRGEIAGARAIFTLPYEDGFFHTLSLGFDYKHFDQGVTLGGQTVQAPITYYPLTAAYSATWAQDGALTQLDTSVTFHLRGLGSDPVAFDTKRFKASGDFIYFRADLSRAQDLPLGFQAYVKVQGQLSDEPLVSAEELSGGGLDTVRGYLESETLGDNGGLGTFELRSPYLPGLFGKTGDKFFISDWRIYGFTDGGMLTINQPLPDQKAFFPLLSVGGGTRFELFHHLNGSVDAGVPLITQTSTKAGQTRLSLRAWVDF, encoded by the coding sequence ATGGGGTCGGCGATTGCGTGCGGGTTTGCCGGCGACGCTGTTGCCGCTCAAAGCGCTGTGCCTGCGTCCAGTCCCGTACCGGCCCCTGCACAACCGACGCCGCCTCAGCCGCCTGCGGCTCCGTCGGCGCCGCTGCATCTGGACATCAACGAATATCGCATCGAAGGCGAGCATTTGCTGCCGCAGGACGATGTCGAAACTGCGGTCTATCCCTTTCTGGGGCCCGGCCGCACGACCGACGATGTCGAAAAAGCCCGCGCCGCGTTGGAGGCCGTCTACAAGGCGAAAGGCTATCAGACCGTCGCGGTCCAAGTGCCACCGCAGCGCGTCAGCGGCGGCGTTGTTACGCTCAAGGTTGTCGAAGGCACTGTCGGCCGGCTGCGCGTCAACGGCGCCCGTTATTTTCTCCCCGACGCGATCCGACAGGACGCGCCCTCGCTCGCCGAAGGCACCACGCCCAATTTCAACGACGTGCAGCGGGACATCGTCGCGCTCAACCAGCAGCCCGACCGCCGCGTGACGCCCGCGCTGCGCGCCGGCGAAACGCCCGGCACCGTCGATGTCGATCTCAATGTCGATGACACGCTGCCGCTGCACGCGAACCTCGAAATTAACAATCGCTACAGTTCTGATACGACGCACACGCGCCTGAACGCGACGGTGCACTACGACAATCTGTGGCAGCTCGGTCATTCACTGAGTTTCACCTATCAGGTCGCGCCGGAGCGTCCGTCGGACGCCGAAGTCTATTCCCTGTCCTATCTGGCGCGCATTCCCGGGATCAGCTGGCTCAGCCTGCTGGCCTACGGCGTCAAACAGGACAGCGACGTCTCGACGATCGGCGACATCAATGTCGCGGGCCGCGGCGAGATCGCCGGCGCACGCGCGATCTTTACGCTGCCCTACGAGGATGGCTTCTTCCATACGCTGAGCCTCGGCTTCGACTACAAGCATTTCGACCAGGGCGTGACGCTGGGCGGCCAGACCGTTCAAGCACCGATCACCTATTATCCGCTGACGGCGGCCTACAGCGCGACGTGGGCGCAGGACGGTGCGCTGACGCAGCTGGATACGAGCGTCACGTTCCACTTACGCGGGCTCGGCAGCGATCCGGTGGCGTTCGACACCAAACGCTTCAAGGCGTCCGGCGATTTCATCTATTTCCGTGCCGACTTGTCGCGTGCGCAGGATCTGCCCCTCGGCTTTCAGGCTTATGTGAAGGTTCAGGGTCAATTGTCCGACGAGCCGCTGGTGAGCGCCGAGGAGTTGAGCGGCGGCGGCCTAGACACGGTACGCGGCTATCTCGAATCCGAAACGCTCGGTGACAATGGCGGCCTCGGCACGTTCGAGCTCAGAAGTCCCTATCTGCCGGGCCTCTTCGGAAAGACCGGCGACAAGTTCTTCATCAGCGACTGGCGAATCTACGGCTTCACCGATGGCGGCATGCTGACGATCAACCAGCCGCTGCCGGATCAGAAGGCGTTTTTCCCGCTGCTGAGCGTCGGCGGCGGCACGCGGTTCGAGTTGTTCCATCACCTCAACGGTTCGGTGGACGCCGGTGTGCCGCTCATCACGCAAACCTCCACGAAAGCCGGGCAGACGCGATTGAGCCTGCGCGCCTGGGTCGATTTTTGA
- a CDS encoding FecR domain-containing protein translates to MSDPADNKAVLDPLMGESLEWIVRLTSGAATEADADALMRWQARSPAHVAAFNEALRLRLALRAAGRELALMPQTAAGTHIPHSNRLVGRRALLGGAIAASVAGAFFAGPQLGLWPSLAELSADYRTGKGERRQVMLTTGLLLELNTQTSIAVRSAQIKPRVELISGEAAFTANLPPSNAFTVVAGTGKATATQANFDVRSDGDTVCVTCVTGTVEIAQRERATQIRSGQQLTYTTDALGAGTASDAEAATAWRRGLLIFRDQPLAQMLDVVNRYRPGRIVLVNQQLARRTFNGILQINHIDGVFAQLQKLGAQITELPAGIVLVS, encoded by the coding sequence ATGAGCGATCCCGCCGATAACAAGGCTGTGCTCGATCCGCTGATGGGCGAAAGCCTGGAGTGGATCGTGCGGCTGACATCCGGCGCGGCAACCGAGGCCGATGCCGATGCGCTGATGCGCTGGCAGGCTCGCAGTCCCGCCCATGTCGCGGCGTTCAACGAGGCCCTCAGACTGAGATTGGCGTTGCGGGCCGCTGGGCGAGAACTCGCCCTGATGCCGCAAACGGCGGCCGGCACGCACATCCCGCATTCCAATAGACTCGTCGGCCGTCGCGCTTTGCTGGGGGGAGCGATTGCGGCCTCGGTCGCCGGCGCATTTTTTGCCGGACCGCAATTGGGCCTGTGGCCGTCGCTCGCGGAATTGTCCGCCGATTATCGGACCGGCAAGGGGGAACGGCGCCAAGTCATGTTGACGACGGGCCTCTTGCTGGAATTGAACACGCAAACCAGCATCGCCGTGCGTTCAGCGCAGATCAAGCCGCGGGTCGAACTGATCTCCGGCGAAGCAGCCTTCACGGCAAACCTCCCGCCGTCGAACGCCTTCACGGTCGTTGCGGGAACCGGAAAAGCGACCGCCACGCAGGCGAATTTCGACGTGCGTAGCGATGGCGATACCGTCTGCGTGACTTGCGTAACGGGCACGGTCGAAATCGCGCAACGCGAACGCGCCACGCAAATTCGATCGGGGCAGCAACTGACCTATACCACCGATGCGTTGGGCGCCGGCACCGCTTCGGATGCAGAGGCCGCAACGGCATGGCGCAGGGGCTTGCTGATTTTTCGCGATCAGCCGCTGGCGCAGATGCTCGACGTGGTTAATCGCTACCGCCCGGGCCGGATCGTCCTCGTCAATCAGCAATTGGCGCGCCGGACATTCAACGGCATTTTGCAGATCAATCACATCGATGGCGTCTTTGCCCAGCTGCAAAAGCTCGGCGCTCAAATCACGGAACTGCCGGCCGGCATCGTTCTGGTTAGCTGA
- a CDS encoding RNA polymerase sigma factor, which translates to MRNLLLAGYEDFAQWLTRRLGSSELAREALQDTFLRLESGTEIGPVRSPKAYLLRMALNIAANRRVSESRRLSVSETDMLLEIADEAPGPARAAEARSEIEVLKRALNELPARRREIFIASWMDEISHQEIARRFGITVRTVQIELKDALEHCLLRLKRQ; encoded by the coding sequence TTGCGCAATCTCCTCCTGGCCGGCTATGAGGATTTCGCGCAATGGCTGACCCGTCGGCTGGGCTCCTCGGAGCTTGCGCGGGAAGCATTGCAAGACACGTTCTTGCGCCTGGAAAGCGGTACTGAAATCGGGCCGGTGCGCAGTCCGAAAGCCTATCTTTTGCGCATGGCCCTCAACATCGCGGCCAATCGCAGGGTTTCCGAGAGCCGGCGGTTGAGCGTTTCCGAAACCGATATGCTGCTGGAAATCGCCGACGAGGCACCGGGCCCCGCGAGAGCCGCCGAAGCACGCTCCGAAATCGAGGTGCTGAAGCGCGCCCTTAACGAGCTGCCCGCTCGCCGCCGGGAGATCTTCATCGCCTCCTGGATGGACGAGATTTCGCACCAGGAGATCGCACGGCGCTTCGGGATTACCGTGCGGACGGTCCAGATCGAGCTCAAAGACGCCCTCGAACACTGTCTCTTGCGGCTCAAACGGCAATAA
- a CDS encoding secretin and TonB N-terminal domain-containing protein, whose translation MSRLTICWMALLLLASAALGSPAAAEDAPVVKSSERIEFDIPSQPLEMAIVAFGERAGMQVLYDSSLARGLRSSAVKGSFTRDDGLLALLAGTNLTARHVDASSFVLLPATGAGAALDSPVHAIEGGVLSLDTLRVDAPADDFNAYSAVIRSDLLKALQRNAKTRAGNFVVHANIWIGPAGEVRRSELSLSTGSRTRDKAIVEILDGFAVSQPPPAGLPQPIAIRIEVKPL comes from the coding sequence ATGTCGCGCCTGACGATTTGCTGGATGGCGCTGCTGTTGCTTGCCAGCGCCGCGCTGGGATCGCCCGCCGCGGCTGAAGACGCGCCGGTGGTCAAATCTTCAGAGCGCATCGAATTCGATATTCCGTCGCAGCCGCTCGAGATGGCCATTGTTGCTTTTGGCGAGCGCGCGGGTATGCAGGTCCTCTACGATAGCTCGCTGGCGCGAGGGCTCCGTTCGTCGGCGGTGAAGGGAAGCTTTACCCGTGACGATGGTTTGCTGGCCCTGCTCGCGGGAACGAATTTGACCGCGCGCCACGTCGATGCAAGCAGCTTCGTGCTGCTTCCGGCGACGGGCGCGGGCGCCGCCCTGGACAGTCCCGTCCATGCCATCGAAGGCGGCGTTCTTTCGCTCGATACGTTGCGGGTGGACGCGCCGGCCGACGATTTTAACGCCTACAGCGCGGTGATCAGGTCCGATCTGTTGAAAGCGTTGCAGAGAAACGCGAAGACGCGTGCGGGAAATTTCGTCGTGCATGCGAATATCTGGATCGGTCCGGCAGGCGAGGTTCGGCGATCCGAACTTTCTCTTTCGACCGGCAGCAGGACGCGCGACAAAGCCATCGTGGAAATCTTGGACGGATTTGCGGTCAGTCAACCGCCGCCGGCCGGATTGCCGCAACCCATCGCCATTCGGATCGAAGTGAAGCCGCTTTGA
- a CDS encoding energy transducer TonB has protein sequence MSDITLGELQRFSAVASGVVLFLVGGVYWLHHQPENQSGRPSRTVVQVQLVPSFSNRVATDQPQAPSPMNPATTSGKALRHIRQSQNRSPAPSPTPLPTPSATPASPADTMIASNDTVSHFQEILSAHIGRFKHYPQDAVRERLQGTVQIVFVMNRGGELLDLWVDKSSGYDFFDREAMETVRRAQPLPPIPPDLPDRLNITMPVAFAKS, from the coding sequence ATGAGCGACATAACTTTAGGAGAGTTGCAGCGGTTTTCGGCTGTCGCTTCCGGCGTCGTGCTGTTCCTTGTCGGGGGGGTCTATTGGCTACATCACCAGCCGGAAAACCAGTCTGGACGGCCGTCCAGGACTGTCGTGCAAGTCCAGCTTGTTCCCTCTTTCTCAAATCGCGTGGCCACCGATCAGCCGCAAGCCCCGAGCCCGATGAACCCGGCGACAACTTCAGGCAAGGCGCTGCGACACATTCGCCAATCACAAAATCGAAGTCCCGCGCCATCGCCCACGCCGCTTCCAACACCGAGCGCAACGCCTGCGTCGCCGGCAGACACGATGATCGCCAGCAACGACACCGTCTCGCACTTTCAAGAGATCCTGTCCGCGCATATCGGACGGTTCAAGCACTATCCGCAGGACGCTGTGCGTGAGCGGCTGCAAGGCACAGTGCAAATCGTCTTTGTCATGAATCGCGGCGGTGAGCTGCTCGATCTTTGGGTCGACAAGAGCTCGGGCTATGATTTCTTCGACAGGGAAGCCATGGAAACCGTTCGCAGAGCACAACCCCTGCCGCCGATTCCGCCCGATTTACCCGATCGTCTGAATATCACGATGCCGGTCGCGTTTGCGAAATCCTGA
- a CDS encoding tyrosine-type recombinase/integrase, whose amino-acid sequence MRKPIQPGDRVFEIGEHWISKRPDGKGGWQRTWYDKKARQTRRVSLGTADLEEAKLILAGWVLKNETMVDEDPAVVPLATVLMRYWNEHASKLRSRHVIEPNLALWNEFFGAVTVADLTKRRIREFIDDLRARKWAPATINRCLCDGRSALNRAKRESEITSVPFIPTVDVGEPKERALTLDQMAIIFENVKSDHLVMFCLVMANTMARPEAVLELTRFQLDFESKLVRLNPEGRKQTKKYRPTVPMTNTLLPWLKKVKTNYVITYHGDRVFSVKKAFQRLPKIAKGLPERISPYCIRHTMAKELRRRGVPPWEVQGMLGHKAAGLRTTEIYAKYDPSYLSAARVAIDEVMADIDAKMTKRKIILPSQPQLVAVGAKS is encoded by the coding sequence ATGCGAAAACCAATCCAACCCGGAGACCGTGTCTTCGAAATCGGAGAGCATTGGATCTCCAAACGGCCAGACGGCAAAGGCGGCTGGCAAAGGACTTGGTACGACAAGAAAGCGCGACAAACACGCCGCGTTTCTCTTGGCACAGCGGACCTTGAGGAAGCCAAGCTGATCCTGGCCGGCTGGGTGCTCAAGAACGAGACGATGGTCGATGAGGACCCCGCGGTCGTGCCGCTGGCCACGGTTTTGATGCGCTATTGGAATGAGCACGCGTCCAAACTGCGCTCTCGCCATGTCATCGAACCGAACTTGGCTCTGTGGAATGAATTCTTCGGTGCCGTCACGGTCGCGGATTTGACAAAACGGCGCATCCGGGAATTCATCGACGACTTGCGCGCCAGGAAGTGGGCGCCGGCAACCATCAATCGCTGTTTGTGCGATGGCCGCTCGGCGCTCAACCGTGCGAAGCGGGAGAGCGAAATCACAAGCGTGCCGTTCATCCCGACGGTGGACGTGGGCGAGCCAAAGGAACGGGCGCTGACCCTCGACCAGATGGCGATCATCTTCGAAAACGTTAAGTCCGATCATCTCGTGATGTTCTGCCTGGTGATGGCGAACACCATGGCGCGGCCCGAGGCCGTTCTCGAACTGACCCGCTTTCAACTCGACTTCGAGAGCAAGCTGGTCCGGCTCAACCCCGAGGGTCGCAAGCAGACGAAAAAGTATCGGCCGACCGTTCCGATGACCAACACCCTGCTGCCGTGGCTAAAGAAGGTGAAGACCAACTACGTCATCACCTATCACGGCGACCGCGTCTTCTCGGTCAAGAAAGCCTTCCAGCGCCTGCCCAAGATCGCCAAGGGGTTGCCCGAGCGGATTTCGCCGTACTGCATCCGGCACACCATGGCGAAAGAACTCAGGCGTCGCGGCGTTCCGCCGTGGGAGGTCCAAGGCATGTTGGGGCACAAGGCTGCCGGACTGCGAACGACGGAGATCTACGCCAAATACGATCCGAGCTATCTGAGTGCGGCACGGGTCGCCATTGATGAGGTCATGGCGGACATCGACGCGAAAATGACGAAGCGCAAAATCATCCTGCCGAGCCAGCCACAGCTGGTGGCAGTCGGCGCGAAAAGTTGA
- a CDS encoding ATP-binding protein: protein MGQGRLIDDDAFLSIPGRVAKIRDRSNVASATLRKPEMLPPSELRTAILDVVDANFGATQDQVIQAVSRLLGFKSTSQTLRDMFIELMEKMIADGSLIQRSNIVVSGPGAARAAAHVAGFVEAYIQEGESERLEFKQTLRWDVQANAPNKKLEEVVIKTVAAFANSMGGVLFIGVCDDGSIAGLEPDYRCLGGNRDKFELHLTSLFGSHFGHAFRASKIRVSFPAVNGCEICRVDVGPAASQIIVKLGDKNDRPVERFFVRTGNSSQELSVSQITEYVRGRFNR from the coding sequence GTGGGGCAAGGACGCCTGATTGATGATGACGCTTTCCTGTCGATCCCTGGCCGGGTGGCCAAAATTCGTGATCGCAGCAACGTCGCTTCAGCCACACTGCGGAAGCCTGAAATGCTGCCGCCGTCTGAGTTGCGCACCGCGATCTTGGACGTGGTCGATGCCAATTTTGGTGCGACGCAGGATCAGGTCATTCAGGCGGTCTCGCGCCTGCTGGGCTTCAAATCGACAAGCCAGACGCTCCGCGACATGTTCATCGAACTGATGGAGAAAATGATTGCGGACGGATCGCTTATCCAGCGAAGCAACATAGTCGTATCGGGTCCTGGCGCAGCCCGCGCCGCCGCACATGTGGCGGGATTTGTCGAGGCTTACATACAGGAGGGCGAGAGCGAAAGGCTCGAATTCAAGCAAACCCTTCGTTGGGATGTGCAGGCCAATGCACCGAACAAGAAATTGGAGGAGGTCGTTATCAAGACAGTCGCTGCGTTCGCAAACAGCATGGGCGGCGTGCTATTCATCGGCGTGTGCGACGACGGCTCGATTGCGGGCCTGGAACCGGATTATCGATGTCTGGGCGGCAATCGCGACAAATTTGAGCTGCATTTAACATCGCTGTTCGGGAGCCATTTTGGACATGCTTTTCGAGCATCGAAGATACGCGTCAGCTTTCCGGCCGTGAATGGATGTGAGATTTGCAGAGTGGACGTCGGACCAGCCGCGTCGCAAATCATCGTCAAGCTCGGCGACAAGAATGACCGCCCTGTAGAGCGCTTTTTCGTGCGGACGGGAAACTCATCCCAGGAATTGTCGGTAAGCCAAATCACCGAATATGTGCGCGGGCGGTTCAACAGATAG